In the Nomascus leucogenys isolate Asia chromosome 5, Asia_NLE_v1, whole genome shotgun sequence genome, one interval contains:
- the KCTD12 gene encoding BTB/POZ domain-containing protein KCTD12, which produces MALADSTRGLPNGGGGGGGSGSSSSSAEPPLFPDIVELNVGGQVYVTRRCTVVSVPDSLLWRMFTQQQPQELARDSKGRFFLDRDGFLFRYILDYLRDLQLVLPDYFPERSRLQREAEYFELPELVRRLGAPQQPGPGPPPSRRGVHKEGSLGDELLPLGYAEPEQQEGASAGASSPTLELASRSPSGGAAGPLLTPSQSLDGSRRSGYITIGYRGSYTIGRDAQADAKFRRVARITVCGKTSLAKEVFGDTLNESRDPDRPPERYTSRYYLKFNFLEQAFDKLSESGFHMVACSSTGTCAFASSTDQSEDKIWTSYTEYVFCRE; this is translated from the coding sequence ATGGCTCTGGCAGACAGCACACGTGGATTACCCAacgggggcggcggcgggggcggcaGCGGCTCCTCGTCGTCCTCCGCGGAGCCGCCGCTCTTCCCCGACATCGTGGAGCTGAACGTGGGGGGCCAGGTGTACGTGACCCGGCGCTGCACGGTGGTGTCGGTACCCGACTCGCTGCTCTGGCGCATGTTCACGCAGCAGCAGCCGCAGGAGCTGGCCCGGGACAGCAAAGGCCGCTTCTTTCTGGACCGGGACGGCTTTCTCTTCCGCTACATCCTGGATTACCTGCGGGACTTGCAGCTCGTGCTGCCCGACTACTTCCCCGAGCGCAGCCGGCTGCAGCGCGAGGCCGAGTACTTCGAGCTGCCAGAGCTCGTGCGCCGCCTCGGGGCGCCCCAGCAGCCCGGCCCGGGGCCGCCGCCCTCGCGGCGCGGGGTGCACAAGGAGGGCTCGCTGGGTGACGAGCTGCTGCCGCTTGGCTATGCGGAGCCCGAACAGCAGGAGGGCGCCTCTGCCGGGGCGTCGTCGCCCACGCTGGAGCTGGCTAGCCGCAGTCCGTCCGGGGGCGCGGCGGGCCCGCTGCTCACGCCGTCCCAGTCGCTGGACGGCAGCCGGCGTTCGGGCTACATCACCATCGGCTACCGCGGCTCCTACACCATCGGGCGGGACGCGCAGGCGGACGCCAAGTTCCGGCGAGTGGCGCGCATCACAGTGTGCGGAAAGACGTCGCTGGCCAAGGAGGTGTTTGGGGACACCCTGAACGAAAGCCGGGACCCGGACCGTCCCCCGGAGCGCTACACCTCGCGCTATTACCTCAAGTTCAACTTCCTGGAGCAGGCCTTCGACAAGCTGTCCGAGTCGGGCTTCCACATGGTGGCGTGCAGCTCCACGGGCACCTGCGCCTTTGCCAGCAGCACCGACCAGAGCGAGGACAAGATCTGGACCAGCTACACCGAGTACGTCTTCTGCAGGGAGTGA